The stretch of DNA TAGATAATCTTTAATGATGGACTTCCACTGTATTGTTAAGCCAGAATTTAATCAATTCTCTACTAATGAactccattaatttattttgttaatataaaaataatggcaaaaaaaCAGTATATCCATCATtacagttttctttaattatatccTTGGGATAACTTCCTATAACTGGAATGCTAGGTCGAAGGACACACCTATTCAAAATTGCAATGTATTACCATACACTCTTCCTGAATGTATCAAATTTGAACTCCCATCAATTGTATAAGTAAGTGCTTACATTCTCACATACTGAATACtgggtattaaaaatattttaatctttgtctTCTATTCTGATTCTAAACATTAATCTTAATATACTAGGAGACAATGAAATACTCCATACCTTGGTCATCATGTTTTCCTCGCCAGATAGCACTTCCATTTGGAAATTTCGGTATGTGTTATCGatattgttgattttatttactgcTGAGGTGATTCCTGGATTTTTGTCAATCATAACTTGACctaaaagaaaagatgagaattTGTAACAAATATTGCCTATTGGtggcaaaagaaaaactaaaaccgtaaatacaaaatggaatgagcttttttgttgtttacagATAAAAACTGCATTTAGTCTGTGTAAAATGGCATGCAATTCTAAAAATTCAACAGATTACTAAAACTAATGTCTGACAGCCTCcaatacaaacacacaaaaaatgtatgGTACATTTTTAAGGAAACAGTTTTGAGGAGTTTGGGTCTACCTAATACTTTTCCATGTTTTTTACTAAATCTCAAATGTACCGATACTACAGTAAGCAAAAGGCAGACCATAGGGAACCGGTAAAGAGCAGAAAGAGTTGTAAGGCCCTTGACAACAAATGGTCTCAGAAAACACCAGCCCTGTAGCCACTGGCCTCAaaccaaatgtttattttacacTGTACTTGAAACACATGCCTACACTTTGCAAATATATACCagcaaaataatgttttcaactagataaaattttcatttacttacattgttctttttgtcaaatatttgcCACAGCAGAAAAAGCTACAAAGGTAATAAATACACCAGAAATGACatatttgatgccttttaatcaAAGTCTACTTTTTATGTCAGCAGTTAAAAAGTCAGTAAGAATCTACATCTATCTCATTGCATAAGGAAAAATAACTTGATTTGTAAGTTAGTAAAAAGTACTCAATAATACAGATATGCTGAAATATAACCAGAACTTGTCTAATTTCTCCAATAATTAGATACCTGATTTTGAATATGATATCAATAAACTCTATTTAATCATTGTTCTAACCCTGTTCTGCTTCAGGTATCAGAACTCAATTTTGAAAATACTTAAGCTAGTTTGAAATAAagaatcaaatttaaaagaaacctaTTCTGAAAGTctataataaaagtttaaaaattgccACTGTATGAAactgtttcactttttttctgagtGCCCCCTTACGAAACAGAGTTTAGAAAACAGGACTGACAAACATAATGTTCGAGTTATGACAGGCAATAAGTCACAGGAAAGCCTAGACTTGACATTTGCACCCCATCATAATTACAAGGATCTGCTTAAGTATTTATTATGTTTCACTATGCATTATCAGTCCTTTCCATCAATAAAACACAGGAGTGCATAACAGCCTATTTCTGAAATCCTACTCATGCAAAATACTGAGCACTATATTTTAAAGCTGAAAAGAATTCCCAGAAGTTTTGACAATTActctacattaaaataattaatcttGAGAATGCATGGACATCAAATATTCATACAAGGACAAGGGCAATTTTGATTAGTTGGTACTCCTCTTTTATCCCAAAGAATAAAGGGTCCAGGCTCAATCCTGCAGCTATAGCGGTACAACATACACAAGCACTGTTCCCGAAAGACTCAGAGCACGAGAAAACAAAGTACGGTGCTGATAGAAGAGGCTCAGTTAGTTGAATCCATGAAAGTCTGAGTAAACACTGTCTTGCATTTTTGACTATAAAACACTCAAATTTATGAAACTTGCCATTCAACATAGTCCTGAGGCTTAATAAGGCCTGTGTACCAACGTGACAAGTTGCCAGAGAAATCTGCCAAAGCAAGTGATTCAAGTGTTATCTGTGCTTATGCACTGTGTACACAAAAGCTTGACCTGCTCCGTAAAGCTTGCTGTGACTCTGGAAAGGGTATTCCAAAATGGCCCTCAAAAGAGATGGTTTGTAGCTTAAGATCCAGCTTAAACTTTGAGAGATAAAATGTCCTGCTTCTGCAATTTGGCACTTAAAAAGACCTAAAATCAGAATTTTGTAATTGCTTTCTAGTACAGGAATATTACTAAGACATACCTACCAATTAAATGCTTGAAAGGTAGTTGATGATCTCGAAGGTTCAGGTGGGCAATATGTCCAATCCTGCTAAACCCTGAATTCACGTCTTGACCTTCAGGAAGCACAGCTCTTAAGATTTCTTCTGACTTAAAGTTTTCATAAGTTAGTTCCAAATCATATTTAGATATCTGTGGACTGACATTAAGCTGCTTTAAAATACTGAGTTCTGCTTCCTCAAAGGAATCACTGGTAAGCATTTTATAAGGATCCAACATAATTAGTCTACCTTCTTTATCTTCTGGATCATCAATCACACGTTTTATGCCTGGGCGCTGCAGTGCTGCCCTTTTAAGGGATCGAAGCAATTTATTGACAATTTCTTTCCTCACTTTAAGCACCGGGATGgtgactgtttttttaaaagccgTTCTATCAAGTTTTGTCATTCCTCGAACATCAGAGGGTGGTGAAAACAAGTCTGAGTCCCTCTGGCTTGTTTCTATTTCAGGCATGGTTGAGAATCTTCTTGGATTCAGCAAGAAAATACTAGGTGCTCTGTTAAGTTTCTGGATCAGTGATGCACGAGCTAGTGGGATCAGTGATTCTGATTCAGTTACTCTACAGCTTTCCAATTTGAGAGGTCTTCTTAAGAATCCAAATGGCCTCCATAAgatccttaaagaaaaaaaaagtattcatttaaaaaccataaaGCTACAAACCAATCTCCATGTTCACAGTACTTTTTGGTAATGAAAATCCAAATACTGTTTTACATAACCTGCTAAATGTTAGTAATTAAAACTTTTAGTGGTGTGTGACAAGTGAACCATCTTTCCCAGGACAGAATGACTTTCATAGTGGTAAACAATTAATTTGCACCTTCAACCCACCTGCTGCCAGGATGCGGACTTTGTGATCTGTTAGCCTCCTTACCTATATACTTAATGAACCTCTCCACTCTCAATTTGCCACAGAATACATTTGGAACTCAAGAAGGCTGAGGCTTGAGTTAAGGGATCATTTCTAAATGAAATGGTCATTATATTTACGGCTTTATTAATGACGCTATTTCTTAGGATATTCTTGTGGGTGCTTCTTGTGTCAGATGCTAAGCTAAATGCTTAACACACACATCCAACTTGGGAGGTGTGTGGTATCGCAccttcattttgtaaatgagtaAACTAAAGCTCAGAAGTAGGTTAAGTCGCCCAGTCTCCTTGCTGTTAAGTGGCTGAGCAAGGATTAAAACTCAGGTCTGACTTCAGAGCCTGTTACTAACATACTGCTCCACTGCCACAAACTACCCTGTAACTAGAGGTTTCAGTATTTGGAGGACAAGGATTTTACTGAGTGTTATATACACATGCCATTAAGAGTATCAGTTATTCACTTTGCACTCTGGAATACCAAAGAAGTAATTGTAAGAGGCAAGTCTCTGCCCCAAACCCTGTAAAGCAACTATCAAACTTAACAGCCAGGGTTCAAATTGGGTCTAGCAGTCAACCAGCCGTGTGAGCCTGGTACATCACTTAATGAGTTTCGGCTTCCCTCACGTAAAATGTGGCTAAAGGATTAATCAGAAAGCTTctgaaaagaataaacagattCCTCACTCTCCAGCATTCGGACCTAATAAGCTCAGAACCCGGGCTGATGATGAGTGACCTCGCGACGTTTCCTTGCCCAGGCAGCGCGAGGCGGAGAGCAGCCCCAGGCAGACAGGTAGCCTCAGCCCCTGAGAAGTTAAAAAGGGCAGCGCGGCCGCCACCTAACCAAGATCACCATCCTAATTTGCGGTGTCGCTGTGCACCTGGCCCCACGACCAGATCCCTCACCTCATGCTCTGGTGCAGCTCGAAAAAGGGTCTCTAGAGGATGGGTTGGCCCTGGATGACATCATCACTGTTCGCCGCCGAGGAGAGAGCGTCATTAGGTCGCGTCGAttccctcctttcctgccctgTTATGGTACTGGAACCCGGAAGGACCGGGCCCTCAGCTCCGCCTCTGGCGGGACTTAGCGACGGGAGGGCAGGGATAGTAGCTCGCAGATGGACCTGGTAGTCGGCCAGCGAGCGGCATGCAGGCGCCCTGGGGGGTCATCAACGTGGAGCCGGGCTGGTACGTCTCTTCCCATCAGCCCgaagaggcaggggaggaggcggAAGAGTTGAGCCCGTTGCTAAGCAACGTAAGTTGGCTTCCCTAGCTGGTTGGCGCGGACGGTCACCTGGCTCCCCTGAAGTGCCTGCCAAATGAGAttggaaaaagaaggagaatggCATGGGAAGAGGTGCATGGGTCCTGGGGCCCAAAGGTAGCAGCAGAGATTCGGGTGTGATCCGGCGGAGTTCATGAGTGTGATAATAGCCTAACGTGCCCTAGGAAGAAAAGCTGGCTAAGGTGCAGGCAGGCTCAGGTGGAACAGGTGCAGCGGCATACACTACCGGAGTAACAGCCCCAGGATTATGTAGATTACTGCTGTTTGTTGAAATCTTTGTCAGCTTCCTATTTTCTCTATCAGTCTTGTGAGATTTTTCCAAGAGTCACAAAATTTTTGTTTCCTCCACTTAGTCACTGGGGCCCTGTAAACATCTTAATACAGAAATCCTTAACGGTGAAGGAGGAGTCGAGGTGGCCCAGTAATAAGTACATAACGTTTTCCTGACCCTAAAGCCTGTACCATGGGCACTTGACTGTTTAACTCAAGTCCCTAGACTGTACAGATTCTAGGACTTTGTTCCCAAATACTATTTTGGGAAAGGGCCTTTTTAGGGATATCCTTGACAGAGCAACATGAATTGCTGATTATACCGTCATTCAATGTATTACCATCCTCTTAGTTGGACGGACTTAATTCTTTAAGTATATGAATAGAAATTAGTGTTACAGTGCTAGCAATTAGAGAGCAACAGTTGTGCACATCAGTCTCAGTGTGACTCAGGGACTCTTCAGTAATCACATGAGCTGAGGCCATCtggctgctctccctcccttccccattcctgTCCTATCCTAATGTTTTGCAATCACAAGATCCTGTACTGGGGGAGACGATTTTCCTAGGAAACTATAGTCCTCGAGCTGTGCTAGTGGGAGGTGAGACGGGAAGGAAGGGAAACCAGCCAGTGCTGACTGAGTAACTAATGTGTCACACGATGCCTGTATTTTGCAGgagatttttctccatttcttggtGGAACACAAATTCATCATCCAAACATTTGACACTCTGAAATTTGTGTGCCTCCAGGAACTTCACAGACCAGGATCCGTCGGTGTTTCATATGGTTTTTCAGTGTTGAATTTGGTGAATGCCATCATGGGAAGTGGCATCCTTGGTTTAGCTTATGTTATGGCTCATACTGGTATCCTTGGATTTAGGTGAGTTGTTTATTTCaccattgctttttctttccattttgatagtgaaatgagaaaaatgagatcaGTACCAGGCTGGTGTGTAACAATTTTGAGTAAATTATTTTGGGGGTTTTAGCATTTTCCTGCTACTCTTATATTATTGCTAGTCTATAGCTTGGATGTATGCTATGTAggtaatttgcatatttttatccAAAAGTgtggctaatttttaaaaatggaaacttgaTCCATACTCATTTATAACCTTAAGAAGTGACTTATTTGTTGTGTCAAGTTGGCCAAAGTGAATCAGAATTTATCAGCTGTGCAGCTTACTCATAAATAACAATTTTGTGAGTGTAAGTAAAGCAcctaatctttttatttctgtgtaactcctcccctcctcccctgttAAGTagtctggttttcttttctgagtCCAGACGAATTCCATGCCTATTTCTTTTGtatatatacgaggtctgtccagaagacaccctgctatgtaatatgaaaaatagagacatttattgcagaagatataaaagaaacattgtacataggacaatgatgcctcagtcccctccaaagtaggcaccttgggacctcacatggttCTCCCGATCGCCATCaactgccccgtcatattttcctgaatctcattgatggtgtgaaatcccttccctttcaaaggtggttttagttttgagaaaagccagaaattgcagggcaccaaatctgggctgtaggggggctgagtcactggtttgatttgatgtttcaccaaaagactctgcatgagatgtgatgcacaaGTGGgtgcgttgttgtgatgaagctgccgaaccggcaaccttttggtgtatggggtgacaCTCCTGCcagctgagccactcagccagggctacgccagtcaccagttgcccatagctgcagccttctggatCATTCAAATAGTTACCACAgaggaattttcaagcttaatgcaaaatttgatgcagattcattgctctacttgctcaatcattttgactgtgatggccacacagtacacatgctccctcaacggtgtctaccacccactgactagtacagtgaaattgtcgttgttcatgcatgtgcattccagtccattctccttggctgccaggttacatctatgtcaTGCGCAcctttctcattatgttaacaagaGACATagtaggtatatatttttaatcctcacatcaggatatgtttttactggtttttctttttagagagagagaaggagggagggagagttaAAGAgggaaacgttgattggttgcctaccATAGGTGCCTCgacctggggatcaaacctgcaacataggtatgtgccctgactggggatcgaaccggcaaccttttggtgtatggggtgacaCTCCTGTCAGCTGAAacactcagccagggctgcacccgTTCCTTTTCATCTTTCAAGACTCTGCTCATATGCCAGTTTGcccaaaataaaagacattcctggcttttctgtgtttccacagtactttgtgtattcattttgttATTATCATGTAATACAGTGATTTGTTTGCAAGTTAGTGTTCCCAGTAAACTCTGAAATCCTTTAGAACTGAGCGGTATCTTCAGCATCCAGCATGATGGTTAAAGGAATGCACAAGTTTATTTTGTCAGTAGAAGCAGACCTATTTTATTGGGAAATTTAAAGTACACAGTCTCATTTaggttttttaatattatttttttattaaatttttattcaaattataagagaaagcttctttagaaagttacagaggtggtagaagtgagccagctgggctgcatgagCCCAGGAAACCAGTTCCGGGAGCAGAAGAAGGGCCCTTGGCatttaggagagagaaaggcaaaggtaacccgcctggggggaaggagggggaaaggaagggccTCGGTTTTTTGGATTTTGAATCTTGATAAACAAACCAACTTTTAAGGGACTCAACTTGCTTTTATTATGGCCCGTATTCACAAACTTTcgtaattttaaaactttaaaaccgTATGTGATACCTTAGGCAAGCCATGTCACAGGACTTAATTTTTGGTTCCCTTTCAAAAATCATGTTTTGTACTCCACGGTCTTGCGTGCAGATGTATGCCACTGAAAGTGTGCTCACTGAGTCCTGTCACACATCACACTTCCCATTTGGTGACACCAAATTGTTATTTTGTGAGGTCTCTGATGCTAGTTTACTGGAAAGTGTAACCTCTCAGTTTTGCTACTTGTTGAATATTAGCAAGTACTGAATGGACCACAAAGACAGAATTTCTTTAAGTGGTGGGGGACTCCACTGGGGACAGCTTTGTAGAAGCTTATTCTGTCAGTATCATCCTGAGAATAGGCCGGGGATTGTACAGGTGGTTTCTTTTCCCATTGTCGGTGGCAGGACCCCAATTCCCACATTGTACAGTTTTCACACTCTGTTATTAGAAGTGTGTTAACTGCATGGACGGGGGATAttagtgaatgtgtgtgtgtttaatagaTGCTAGGAAATTCAGTCTTAATTCAATATTATGAATAAAAGATATGATAGGAAGGCACACATTctaaggggaggggtggagggaagtagAAAGGTGAAGACAATGAGATTTCACAACTAAAACTTTTGTTTAGacttagaataagaaaaatagtcaTAAAAGGGAAATGCTGCAAGATTATGGAATGGCTGAAGCAGCAATCAGCAGACGAGTGCTAAAATAGGAAACTAGTTTTCACTTTAAATAAAGTTtgttctttctgatttctttttttgagtttaaaagtggtatattttcatttaaataaaatttggtaaATACAGAAAAGTGTCTTCTTACTTTCTTTAATGATCGTGATCCAACTACTCAAAGACAGTCCCCGTGagcatttatttaaatgtgaaaagtTTGTGTTTACAATGAGATACCGTACCATTAAAAATCTTATTGTGTAcccttttatattttagtttcatGCTGCTGATAGTTGCTCTCCTGGCTTCTTTCTCAGTTCACCTCCTGCTTAGTATGTGTACTCAGACAGGTGagtaaaaacattatgctgattCATTTGATGAAGCAGCCTCTTGAGACTGTATTCCCGTGCCAGATTGGATGTCTCAAACCTGATTTCCAATGGGCACACTCTATTATTAGGTAGGGTGGTGGAACTAGGGAATTTCAAAAGGTCAGGGTGCATAGAGTTGACTGTGTTGGGGAATATCTAAGGACAGGATGGGAGGAGGAAACTAGCATTCTTGCCTGCCTCTCTCCACAATACAACATAGGTTTCTGGGTGAGATCCTGTTGGGGGAAGGCCCAGAAGGGAGTTCCAAGGATCCAAATCTtgtgcttgtgggaagcagtAGACAGGTGTTCGTTCCGGTCATatgttccctagggtgatcattTTCTCAAGGAGCCCACCTTCCCAGATCCACCACTGCCTTCCCTGACTCCTCTCCGTGTGCTGGACAGAGGTGAGGGTGGTGGAGTTGGGATTGTGGGAGGAGAGGTCACTGAGCTTTGACTTTACTTAGTTTGTATTTTCACTTGCAAGTCTAGAAAAGGTAGTTTTTTGTAAGCGACAGTTGTTTATGTAATTAATGTGTTTATGtatgttcttttctatttggAGAACTTTGTTATGCAATTCATTCATGTATTGAATAAGTTCTTTTAAGTTGTAATAAAAAGGTGCAGTATATGAATTACAGAACTGCTTTTATAAGGCTTTTCTTTTGGCATTAATGGATATTCTATGTCCATCAATCCTGGtgtttttgtctctttgtctttggaTTAGGTCAGTTATGATGCCAAAATAATGAGTTTAATATTTATATGGGTGCATTCACTTTGTTCCAGCTGATTTTGTAGTTTGCAAATTTTAAGATGCATGAGAGATacctaaaataaatagaaatggaatTATTCTGGCTGAACCAGGTGAGAGATACCCAAAGGTATTTTATGAGGATCTTAAGACTCTTCAGAATCCACAGCTCTAGTCTGTTTTCCTAAAATCTGTCCATGCCTCAGACACACCTGCAGATCCTTCTATAAATGGACATTTCTAAGTCTCAGGGATTCTAATTCCAAGAATCTGAGGTGGGAttcaggaatatatttttaacGAGTCTTCTAGGTGAGTCTCTTGCAAAACCGGTTTCTGACCCATAGTTTAAAGCTGTAACTGTGCCAACGCCTGTGGCCATCCAGCCTACAGGTGTGTGCCCCTGCTTTCTAGGGGACTGGGAAAACTGCAGGCAGATGAAAATACCAGGAAACAATGCAAATGGTAACCTCAAAGAAACAAGTTGTTCACAATGGCACCCCAAATTCAGAAATAATAGcattaaaagaattatatttgTAAATCCTGCAACTTGACTAGAATTTTTATGACATCTTTTgaaatttcaattcttttttctgaaaaagttatttttacttaattgtgATAGTTATCTACTCCTTAAGAAGTTATTTTATTATGGATTCTACCAAAAAGATTAATGCCTAAACTATGTGGATTATGTTTTCACTAactaaaatttgtgttttattaattttcattactTAGGAGTAACATTCAGTTTATGAAGATTTCCAAGTAAGGCTAAATATATTGTTCTTCAGTTCATCTATACTTAACTTTAAAATTCTGAAGCTGTTCTTTGTAACTTTGAGgtatataaaatgaaagtgaaaactcctggttttctttcttttcctatgaTTTTTATAGCTTACTTGGTCTATGAACTTACTTCTTTGTGGCTGTTTGTGCACACTGGGGCACCTGTCTTTTGTTGATTGAGTTCCTTCAGTCACTGTAAAATTTCCTGTGGAGATAGacttctaaaaatacatacatactagAGAATAGCATGTAGCTAAATATTTTCCTCAGTTTATAGAACTATCATAAAGGAGTATTGTGCTTAGGGAGAAACCATTGGTCAGAGAAAGGGCTATCATAAGTCCTTGCAAAATAACTTCCTCATTTCCTTGCCTAAAgggaaaaagatgaagagaaagttttatctttataaaaataaaagactttttcatatgaaattctgctgttttagattttaaataaggTTTGGGGCCTATTGGGACTTTTCCTGGGAGCTGAGGTAGCATATAAGGTACTTGAAACTCACTTCTTagtttgtcatctgtaaaatggtaatgATAATGCTTTCCTTTGGGATTGCTGTGagcatgaaataaaacaatgtatgtaAACTGCCAGGTCCTTGgtaaatgttagcttttattattgTGAGTTCTCACTGAAGCAAACTTGTTTCTCACACTGCTGTCTGAGAAATAGTTGGCTCATTGTGAGTCTTTGGAAGAATTTCTGTGCTTTGGGAATAAACTCAAAGTTCCCCTCCTCTGGCTTCCACACCCTTATCACCAGCGTGGAATGAGAGTTTTAGAACTTGCATGCTTTTGGTCAAATCCCTATTCCCTAGTCCTCAGTCCCCACTACTCACTTCATTGTTATCATTATTTGCCTTGAGATCATTTTGATTAACTACATTATACCATTTATCTCACTTCCTGTCAGTTGCTTCAAGAATCCTAGATTGTCCTTCATGTTTTAGAGTCATCCCATATGGCTCCGTCAGCCATATTCCAGCCTCATTTCCTGCTCCTCCCAGACTCCTGAGGCCCTCCCACTTTGCTCTCTAGAACTCACGATCAATCAGCAGCAAAATTCCTGTGTCCTCAGCTCTTATCTAAGCATTTCCTCCACTTTCCTACTTTAAGAGAACCTAAATCTTTTCTGAGAACACCATGCTCCTTTCAAGTAGCCACTCTTTTCTCTTCCATGTCCCTCACACTAATCTGAAGATGACTTTCAAAAATCTTGGGGAAAGTGATTTCACTacagaattctatacccagccaatttattatttaaatgtgaagGTGGAATGACATTTTCAAAGAAGCAAGGACTC from Phyllostomus discolor isolate MPI-MPIP mPhyDis1 chromosome 1, mPhyDis1.pri.v3, whole genome shotgun sequence encodes:
- the TRMT5 gene encoding tRNA (guanine(37)-N1)-methyltransferase, with product MRILWRPFGFLRRPLKLESCRVTESESLIPLARASLIQKLNRAPSIFLLNPRRFSTMPEIETSQRDSDLFSPPSDVRGMTKLDRTAFKKTVTIPVLKVRKEIVNKLLRSLKRAALQRPGIKRVIDDPEDKEGRLIMLDPYKMLTSDSFEEAELSILKQLNVSPQISKYDLELTYENFKSEEILRAVLPEGQDVNSGFSRIGHIAHLNLRDHQLPFKHLIGQVMIDKNPGITSAVNKINNIDNTYRNFQMEVLSGEENMMTKVRENNYIYEFDFSKVYWNPRLSTEHSRITELLKPGDVLFDVFAGVGPFAIPVAKKNCTVFANDLNPESYKWLLHNCTLNKVEKRVKVFNLDGKDFLQGPVREELMQQLGPLSKEKKHSVHIVMNLPAKAIEFLSAFKSLLDGQPCSSELLPIVHCYSFSKDARPAEDVQQQAEAVLGISLDACSSVHLVRNVAPNKEMLCITFRVPAAVLYKNHTLELESHEDPPPLKRQRTDKAFSEEKTMV